CTTAGTGGTTACTGCTGATCTTATACTGGAATCCGCCCACTTACCCCAGGATATGAGTCCTAAAGAGAAGGGTATGAAGGTGGTTACCGTGAATGTCAGTGACCTGGCTGCCATGGGAGCCAAACCCATTGGTTTCATACTGTCTCTGGGATTACCAGGAGACCTTCCTCTGGATGAATTCGACGAAATAATGGATGGCGTGCTCTATTCATGCCAGAACTACGAAATAGGACTTACTGGGGGAGACACAAACCAATCTGATGAACTAATCCTTAGTGGAACCGGTTTAGGAGTGGTGGATAAAAAAAAAGTTCTAATGAAAGATGGTGCCAGTCCAGGGGATGTAGTGGCAGTCACCGGTCCCCTTGGTGTGGCTGCAGCAGGATTTGAATTCTTACTATCACCACCCCCTGTAAAGGAAGTTCTTAAAAAAAATCTAAAACCTTCCACCTTAAAATTAATCAAAAAACATGCCATTGAGCCTCAAGCTCGATTAAACGAAGGAATAATGCTAGCTGATACTGGTGCAGTGACTTCTGCCACGGATATAACTGATGGTCTGGCTAGTGAAGTGGGTGAACTGGTTTCTGCCTCCGAAAATGGAGTGGGGATAACCCTTTATGAAACCCTGATTCCCATAATTCCAGAAGTGGAAGAGGTGGCACATGCATTAAATAAGGACCCACTGGATTTTGCCCTTTATTATGGTGAGGACTTTGAACTTCTTTTAACTGTTGAAAAAGATGATTTTAGCCATTTAAAGGACCAGTTTGGGCTTTATGAGGTGGGTGTGGTGACCAGTTCTGGGAAGATGGAAATAGTAAATAAAGATGGAAAAACAAATTTATTAGAGTCCAAAGGTTACCAGCACTTTAAATAGTGAAGATCTTGAATAAAGGATAAGATTCTTAAATAAGTGTAAATACCTTGAATCAGATTATTTTCTAAAAATCATTGCACATGAAATAGGGAGGGTCTATTCAATGAAGAGGGAAGCCATGCTTTATGAGAAGCTGGATGGAATGTTGAACTGCCATGTATGTAACCGGAGATGTGTTATCTCTCCAGGAAAGACTGGTTTTTGTGGGATGAGAGAGAATGATCAGGGGATCATGTACAGCCTTAACTATGCCTCTGCATCCTCAGTGGCAGTAGACCCCATTGAAAAAAAACCACTTTTCCATTTTTACCCCGGCAGCCTATCATTCAGCCTGGGAAGTGTTGGCTGTAATTTCCGCTGCCCCTACTGCCAGAACTGGGCCATATCACAGGCCGATCTCCATGAAATCGGAACCCGAAATATTCTACCTGATGAGGCCATCAAGCTGGCTCTGGAAAATGACTGTAAATCCATTTCCTGGACCTACAATGAACCCACCATGTGGTTTGAATACACCTATGACTCGGCAAAACTGGCCCATGAAAATAATTTAAAAACAGTTTACGTTACCAATGGTTACATGAGCTCAGAATCTCTGGAATTAATCTCACCCTACCTGGATGCAGCCAATGTGGATATGAAGGGGATGTCTGAAAAGTTCTACCAGGAACTGTGCCAAGCCCACTTGGAACCAGTGCTGGAAAATATTCAGACCATGCATGATCATGACATTCACATCGAACTAACTAATCTGGTGATACCCGGCTACAATGATTCCAAGGAAGACCTCAAGTTACTGGTGGAATTTGTGGCCGATGTAGATGTACGCATTCCTCTCCATTTCACTCGATTCTATCCCCATTACCAGATGAACCAAGTCCCCCCTACTCCGGTGGAAACCCTGGAAAAAGCCCAGAAGATGGCTTTAGATGCAGGTGTGAAGTACGTTTATGTGGGAAATGTTCCCGGGAGTGATGGTGAGAATACAAGGTGCCCTGAATGCAGTGAACTCCTCATAAGGAGAGATGGTTTCAGTATCGGAGAGAATAATCTGAAAAAGGACAAAAAATGTCCAGAATGTGGGGCAGAAATTGATATTGTATTTTAGTTATTTTTCTAAGGCTATGTCCCTTATTTTAGTTTATAAAAAAATATTAAATGGATACTTTAAAAAAGATGAATTAAAGGATAATTTGGGCTTATAAAAAGTAATTAAATGGAAGAACTAACTCTTTCAAATTTTTCCAGCTTGTCCAGTGGTTTGGTGGCATCCACTCCAACTTTGGTGGTGGTTCCGTCTGGTTTGGCACAGGGGTCCAGGGATGATCCACGGGCTCCAGGTACAATCAGAATGTCTTCATCACCCTTGACCCTGGTGGCGATGGCGTATTCCACATCTTCGGCATCGAATATGTCAATGTCCTCGTCCACCACTACACAGTGTTTTAGTGAGGGGTGTGCGGCTAGTGCAGCCATTATAACATTTTTACCATCGCCCTGGGTTTGTTTCTGTATGGACACTGCAGCGTGGAGCCAGCAGCACCCACCCTCTGTTAGGGCCACATTTTTAACTGTGGGCAAGGTGTTTTGAACAGCACTGAATATTCTAGGTTCCTGGGGGAGGCCCTGCAAGAGTTTGTGCTCGAGACCTGCCGGCATTATTGCATGGTACATTGAATCATGACGGTAATGCATTCGTTCCAGTTCGATCACTGGTTCCATCCGCACCACATCATAGGTGTCGGTCAGGTCAACGAATGGCCCTTCTTCAGCCCTTTCGTGAGGTAGCATTCGTCCTTCCAGGAGTATTTCGCACTCAGGAACATCTAAATCCACTGTTTCACATTTTATTAGTTTCATTTCTCCCTGGTGGAAGTGATTGGCCACTTCCAGTTCATCCACATTGATGGGCACAGAAGTAGTGGTGGCCAGAAGAGTGGCAGGATGCATTCCAATGGCAATGGCCAGTTCTAAAGGTTCATCCAGTTCTTCAGCACGTTTATGATAGGTGTAAAGGTGACGGGGAACTATACGGGCAGTTAGCTTGTCCTTTCCCAGAAGAAGCATACGGTGGATGGATGCATTCCGGATACCGGTTTCAGGATCCTTGGCAATGATCACCCCTGAAGTAATGTATGGTCCTCCATCACGCAGGTAGTAAGTTAGTATAGGTATTTCATTGAGGTCTGCAGGTTTGGAGACATCAAAACAATCCCCCAGGTTTTTAAAATCATTAATGGGTACCGGATTATTGATTGCATCCATTATTTTCTGAGTAATTCCAGCCACATCGGTATTTATGGCCCGGGCAATCTTCTCACGAGTGTTACATATCCCGGATATGACTTTCATACCTGATTCACTGATGTTTTCCATTATGATGGTTTCTTTAGGATATTTTTTCATAAATTCAGCGGCTTCAAGGTTAACTGAAACCTCTTTATCAATTTTAATAGTGTTAAAATCTTTTTCAAGAGTTTTTAGGAATCCTTTCATAAGTTCACCAACCATTTATTTTATAGAGTAATAATAAATATTTAGAGGAATATTAGGAGTATCAAAATCCAGACATAATTAGCTGGGCATAAAAAGCTGTTTGCAGAGCATTTACCTCCTGTTTCTTCCTTTTTTCTATCTTTTTTCATAACTCTTAGCATTATAATATTTGACTTAGTTGGTGAATATATTTATTGATAACAATAATAAGGTGAATTGTAAAATTCTATGATTTATGAAGATAAAACTGAATTAAACCCAATTCCTTAGGTTGAGTTATTAAAAAGATATACAGCTAAAATATAGTGATTAGATAAAAAAGAGCATGAAATTCATCTTTTACAGTTGATATTACCCTTGAAACGTAAAAGATCTTCCATTATTTCTTCATCCCCTATACTCAGCATTTCAGCCGCGAGTATAGCTGCATTTCCACCTGAATCAATACCAGTGGTGGCTACTGGAACACCGGGAGGCATGTTCACCATGGATAACAGGGCATCCATACCCCCCATTTTAATGGCACATGGCACTCCAATAACTGGTTTTTCAGTGTAGGCCACCACGGCACCAGTTACATGGGCTGAAAGTCCAGATATGGCAATGAATATTTTTGCATCTTTATTTCGTTTCAGGAAGTTCTCAAATTTATCCGGAGAGCGGACTGGGGACACCACTGAAGAGTCATAAGTGATGTTGAGTTTATCCAGGAACATGGTTGTTCTTTTGGCCACTTTGATATCACTGTAACTTCCAGAAATCACCGCCACTTGAGGCGGGCGAATTTCATCCCTAACTTTACCGGGGTGGGTGGTAATTTTATGGATTTTATCCGCAGGACTTTCTTTAACAGTTTCTTTTTGCTCCAGATCAGGGTTTATTCTGGAATAGTATTTGCCATTCATCTGGAGGAAAAGTTTTTCTTCATCTTCAGCGATCTTGGAATAGTATTCTTTGCGGAAAGAGGATAATCTTTCCCGGATATTCACATCATCAATACCTATGATCTGAGCAGCGAGTAAGGCCGCGTTTTCACCACGATCGATTCCTACGGTTGCCACTGGTGCACCTAAGGGCATCTGCACTGAGGCAAAAAGAGCATCCAGCCCAGCCACCTTAACATCCACTGGCACCCCAATAACCGGTTTATGAGTAATCCCTGCTATTATGCCTGGAAGATGGGCTGATAATCCTGCTATTCCTATAAAAACTTCTACACCATTTTTGGCTGAATTTAAAACTATTTTTTTAACTTTCTCATGGGTGCGATGCGCTGAAGCCACCCGGAGATCGTAGTATATTCCCAGTTTTTCCAGAATTGCGGTGGCTTTTTCGGCAATTTTAAAATCAGAAGCACTACCCAGTATGATCATTACCTTTGGTTCCATTATAATCCTCACTTTTTACTATCGGGTACAATTAGAAATCAATACTACCCACTTACACATAATAATATGCTTTAACTGATAATAAAACTTTTAGTTAAATAGACCAAAATAAAAGGAGAAGTCTTATATAAGCTTATAAGTTAGTTTGGGTAATTAGTTGTATAGAATTTGATGTTCGTTGTATAGAATTAGAGGTGTAATAT
This DNA window, taken from Methanobacterium subterraneum, encodes the following:
- the purE gene encoding 5-(carboxyamino)imidazole ribonucleotide mutase, with protein sequence MEPKVMIILGSASDFKIAEKATAILEKLGIYYDLRVASAHRTHEKVKKIVLNSAKNGVEVFIGIAGLSAHLPGIIAGITHKPVIGVPVDVKVAGLDALFASVQMPLGAPVATVGIDRGENAALLAAQIIGIDDVNIRERLSSFRKEYYSKIAEDEEKLFLQMNGKYYSRINPDLEQKETVKESPADKIHKITTHPGKVRDEIRPPQVAVISGSYSDIKVAKRTTMFLDKLNITYDSSVVSPVRSPDKFENFLKRNKDAKIFIAISGLSAHVTGAVVAYTEKPVIGVPCAIKMGGMDALLSMVNMPPGVPVATTGIDSGGNAAILAAEMLSIGDEEIMEDLLRFKGNINCKR
- the amrS gene encoding AmmeMemoRadiSam system radical SAM enzyme, translated to MKREAMLYEKLDGMLNCHVCNRRCVISPGKTGFCGMRENDQGIMYSLNYASASSVAVDPIEKKPLFHFYPGSLSFSLGSVGCNFRCPYCQNWAISQADLHEIGTRNILPDEAIKLALENDCKSISWTYNEPTMWFEYTYDSAKLAHENNLKTVYVTNGYMSSESLELISPYLDAANVDMKGMSEKFYQELCQAHLEPVLENIQTMHDHDIHIELTNLVIPGYNDSKEDLKLLVEFVADVDVRIPLHFTRFYPHYQMNQVPPTPVETLEKAQKMALDAGVKYVYVGNVPGSDGENTRCPECSELLIRRDGFSIGENNLKKDKKCPECGAEIDIVF
- a CDS encoding UbiD family decarboxylase, which translates into the protein MKGFLKTLEKDFNTIKIDKEVSVNLEAAEFMKKYPKETIIMENISESGMKVISGICNTREKIARAINTDVAGITQKIMDAINNPVPINDFKNLGDCFDVSKPADLNEIPILTYYLRDGGPYITSGVIIAKDPETGIRNASIHRMLLLGKDKLTARIVPRHLYTYHKRAEELDEPLELAIAIGMHPATLLATTTSVPINVDELEVANHFHQGEMKLIKCETVDLDVPECEILLEGRMLPHERAEEGPFVDLTDTYDVVRMEPVIELERMHYRHDSMYHAIMPAGLEHKLLQGLPQEPRIFSAVQNTLPTVKNVALTEGGCCWLHAAVSIQKQTQGDGKNVIMAALAAHPSLKHCVVVDEDIDIFDAEDVEYAIATRVKGDEDILIVPGARGSSLDPCAKPDGTTTKVGVDATKPLDKLEKFERVSSSI
- the thiL gene encoding thiamine-phosphate kinase — its product is MPSKDIKQPKNLKISDIGEKKLIKRLLSRSRALQPNSPFFDDFYFKSLSDDAALIDLDDKYLVVTADLILESAHLPQDMSPKEKGMKVVTVNVSDLAAMGAKPIGFILSLGLPGDLPLDEFDEIMDGVLYSCQNYEIGLTGGDTNQSDELILSGTGLGVVDKKKVLMKDGASPGDVVAVTGPLGVAAAGFEFLLSPPPVKEVLKKNLKPSTLKLIKKHAIEPQARLNEGIMLADTGAVTSATDITDGLASEVGELVSASENGVGITLYETLIPIIPEVEEVAHALNKDPLDFALYYGEDFELLLTVEKDDFSHLKDQFGLYEVGVVTSSGKMEIVNKDGKTNLLESKGYQHFK